A genomic stretch from Bosea sp. F3-2 includes:
- a CDS encoding GNAT family N-acetyltransferase: MADAFFYTTPLDPLAEPLVEQLTWEYATRYGSYFGEPPGAEMSRYPAELFAPPDGNFVLLLRDGRAIAGGAFKRYDERTAEMKRIWTHSDFRRQGLARRIVVELELQAIRQGYGRIFLTTGFRQPEAKGLYLETGYTPLFDVSVDPETYGKLPFEKELSVAPASLPHPPDSRSSLSAA, translated from the coding sequence ATGGCCGACGCATTCTTCTACACCACCCCGCTCGATCCGCTCGCCGAGCCGCTGGTCGAGCAGCTCACCTGGGAATATGCCACGCGCTATGGCAGCTATTTCGGCGAGCCGCCGGGCGCCGAGATGAGCCGCTACCCGGCCGAGCTCTTCGCCCCACCGGACGGCAATTTCGTCCTGCTGCTGCGCGACGGCCGCGCCATCGCCGGCGGCGCCTTCAAGCGCTACGACGAGCGCACGGCCGAGATGAAGCGCATCTGGACCCATAGCGACTTCCGCCGCCAGGGCCTCGCCCGCCGCATCGTCGTCGAGCTGGAGCTGCAGGCCATACGACAGGGCTACGGCAGGATTTTCCTGACCACCGGCTTCCGCCAGCCAGAAGCCAAAGGTCTCTATCTGGAAACCGGCTACACCCCGCTCTTCGACGTCTCGGTCGATCCCGAGACCTACGGGAAGCTGCCTTTCGAGAAGGAGCTCTCCGTCGCTCCGGCTTCGCTGCCGCACCCGCCGGACAGCCGCTCCTCGCTCAGCGCGGCCTGA
- a CDS encoding LLM class flavin-dependent oxidoreductase produces the protein MSRTRLTFGLMLQGAGSHMNAWRHPSNPADASVNLDFFIRNARKAEENGIAFAFVADGLYINEKSIPHFLNRFEPLTILSALATTTSKLGLVGTVSTSYSDPFTIARQFASLDLLSGGRAGWNAVTSPLEGSGRNYSRPHPEHALRYEIAHEYLDVTKGLWDSWDDDAFARDRETGRFFDRDKLHTLNHKGRFFQVEGPLNIQRSPQGQPVIFQAGASDAGIGLAGRHADAVFANHVPLEEAQSFYRSIKTSAVAHGRLAEEVKVFPSAGPIVGRTQAEAEEKYRAIRDLISIDDALAYLGRFFDHHDFSVYPLDAPFPELGEIGKNSFRSTTDRIKRNAALKGQTLREAALEAATPRTDFIGAAEEVADRLIERIETQAADGFILGFPVIGQSLDDFVAFVIPVLEARGVYDRNLPGATLRDHLGLPRRESRYATPSDTAFARRAG, from the coding sequence ATGTCCCGCACCCGCCTCACCTTCGGCCTAATGCTCCAGGGCGCCGGCAGCCACATGAATGCCTGGCGCCACCCGAGCAATCCGGCCGATGCCAGCGTCAATCTCGACTTCTTCATCCGCAACGCCCGCAAGGCGGAGGAGAACGGCATCGCCTTCGCTTTCGTCGCCGACGGCCTCTACATCAACGAGAAGTCGATCCCGCATTTCCTCAACCGCTTCGAGCCGCTGACCATCCTCTCGGCACTGGCGACGACGACCAGCAAGCTCGGCCTCGTCGGCACGGTCTCGACCTCCTACAGCGACCCCTTCACCATCGCCCGGCAATTCGCCTCGCTCGACCTGCTCAGTGGCGGCCGCGCGGGCTGGAATGCCGTGACCTCACCGCTGGAAGGCTCCGGCCGGAATTACAGCCGCCCGCATCCCGAGCATGCGCTGCGCTACGAGATCGCGCATGAATATCTCGACGTCACCAAGGGGCTCTGGGATTCCTGGGACGACGACGCCTTCGCCCGCGATCGCGAAACCGGCCGCTTCTTCGACCGGGACAAGCTGCATACGCTCAATCACAAGGGCCGCTTCTTCCAGGTCGAGGGCCCGCTCAATATCCAGCGCTCGCCGCAGGGTCAGCCGGTGATCTTCCAGGCCGGCGCCTCCGATGCCGGCATAGGGCTCGCCGGCCGCCATGCCGATGCGGTCTTCGCCAATCATGTCCCACTGGAGGAAGCGCAGAGCTTCTACCGCAGCATCAAGACCAGCGCCGTCGCCCATGGCCGGTTGGCCGAGGAGGTGAAGGTCTTCCCGAGCGCGGGGCCGATCGTCGGGCGCACGCAGGCCGAGGCCGAGGAGAAATACCGAGCGATCCGCGATCTGATCTCGATCGACGACGCGCTCGCCTATCTCGGCCGCTTCTTCGACCATCATGACTTCAGCGTCTATCCGCTCGATGCGCCCTTCCCGGAACTCGGCGAGATCGGCAAGAACAGCTTCCGCTCGACCACCGACCGCATCAAGCGCAACGCTGCCCTCAAGGGCCAGACGCTGCGCGAAGCCGCGCTGGAGGCGGCAACCCCGCGCACCGACTTCATCGGTGCGGCCGAGGAGGTCGCCGACCGGCTGATCGAGCGGATCGAAACGCAAGCCGCCGACGGCTTCATCCTCGGCTTCCCGGTGATCGGCCAGAGCCTCGACGATTTCGTCGCGTTCGTCATCCCCGTCCTGGAGGCGCGCGGCGTCTACGACCGCAACCTACCGGGCGCGACACTGCGCGACCATCTCGGCCTGCCCCGCCGCGAGAGCCGCTACGCGACCCCGTCGGATACGGCCTTCGCCCGCCGCGCCGGCTGA
- a CDS encoding MsnO8 family LLM class oxidoreductase produces MTYSLSLLDKSPILEGETAVAALQRTTSLVQAAERLGYRRFWLAEHHDFPGLASPAPEVLAAYLLARTQRIRIGTGGVLLPHYSPYKVAETFNLLASLAPGRVDLGIGKAPGGLPLATKALRVLHDPARSPSFEALLDELDGFLATPPEAPGPQEKARAFPVPPATPERFLLGASPDSARQAGERGWHFVFAGHHNGDPKAIEVSLEAYARAGGSAAPLLAVAAFAAPTAEEALSLTENHRVIRLTLDDGQNLNLGSEEQAAEYARQAGAAAYRTEIRKPHILAGTPEQVRRELDALHARFGIAEFVIDTPVALTARRLASVTLLAGEAPALAA; encoded by the coding sequence ATGACCTACAGCCTCAGCCTGCTCGACAAGAGCCCGATCCTCGAAGGCGAGACCGCAGTCGCGGCGCTGCAGCGCACGACGAGCCTCGTCCAGGCTGCCGAGCGCCTCGGCTATCGCCGCTTCTGGCTGGCCGAACACCATGATTTCCCCGGCCTCGCCAGCCCGGCGCCCGAGGTGCTGGCAGCCTATCTGCTGGCGCGCACGCAGCGCATCCGCATCGGCACCGGCGGCGTGCTGTTGCCGCATTACAGCCCCTACAAGGTCGCGGAGACCTTCAACCTGCTGGCTTCGCTCGCGCCGGGCCGCGTCGATCTCGGCATCGGCAAGGCCCCCGGCGGCTTGCCGCTCGCGACCAAGGCCTTGCGGGTGCTGCACGACCCGGCGCGCTCGCCTTCGTTCGAAGCCCTGCTGGACGAGCTCGACGGCTTCCTCGCCACGCCGCCCGAGGCGCCCGGCCCGCAGGAGAAGGCCCGCGCCTTCCCGGTGCCGCCCGCGACGCCGGAGCGTTTCCTGCTCGGCGCCAGCCCCGATAGCGCCCGACAGGCGGGCGAGCGCGGTTGGCACTTCGTCTTCGCCGGCCACCACAATGGCGACCCCAAGGCCATCGAGGTCAGCCTCGAAGCTTATGCCAGAGCCGGCGGCTCGGCGGCGCCGCTGCTGGCGGTCGCAGCCTTCGCCGCCCCGACGGCCGAGGAGGCGCTGAGCCTGACGGAGAACCATCGCGTCATCCGGCTCACGCTCGATGACGGCCAGAACCTCAATCTCGGCAGCGAGGAACAGGCGGCCGAATATGCCCGCCAGGCCGGTGCCGCCGCCTACCGCACCGAGATCCGCAAGCCGCACATCCTCGCCGGCACGCCGGAGCAGGTGCGGCGCGAGCTCGACGCGCTGCATGCCCGCTTCGGCATCGCCGAATTCGTCATCGACACGCCGGTGGCCCTCACCGCCCGGCGCCTCGCCTCCGTGACGCTGCTCGCCGGCGAAGCGCCGGCGCTGGCGGCCTGA
- a CDS encoding flavin reductase family protein, producing the protein MSRTNADGSSGTHGQLSVATEGGRVIALPARRNHPTARRALPPGIPDPQSPSEVSMAIVSLTHPASHAVVRPPASASPPPKDVGGEFRSALRHLAGGVSVITTGRGDDRTGLTVTSLSSLSAEPPTVMFGVNLSSSSFPVLKRHRSFGVNFLTAAQKEVADRFAGRNGEKGPARYAEAQWHEGRTGAPLLEGALAALDCELEELIERHSHAIVIGRVREIRLGTNDAALLYWRGDYERLGWMAEEARTALGLRSL; encoded by the coding sequence ATGTCTCGAACCAACGCCGACGGCAGCTCCGGAACGCACGGCCAACTTTCCGTCGCAACAGAAGGCGGCCGCGTCATCGCGCTCCCGGCCCGCCGCAACCATCCGACAGCCCGTCGAGCTCTCCCGCCCGGCATCCCCGATCCGCAGTCCCCGTCAGAGGTTTCCATGGCGATCGTCTCGCTGACTCACCCGGCTTCGCATGCTGTCGTCCGACCACCGGCGAGCGCTTCGCCACCTCCGAAGGACGTCGGTGGCGAGTTCCGGTCGGCGTTGCGCCATCTCGCCGGCGGCGTCTCCGTCATCACGACGGGACGCGGCGACGACCGGACCGGCCTGACCGTGACCTCGCTGTCCTCGCTTTCGGCCGAGCCGCCGACCGTGATGTTCGGCGTCAACCTGTCATCCTCCTCCTTCCCGGTGCTCAAGCGCCACCGCAGCTTCGGCGTGAATTTCCTCACCGCCGCGCAGAAGGAGGTCGCCGACCGCTTCGCCGGCCGCAACGGCGAGAAGGGCCCTGCCCGCTATGCCGAGGCGCAGTGGCACGAAGGTCGCACCGGAGCGCCCCTGCTGGAAGGCGCATTGGCTGCGCTGGATTGTGAGCTGGAAGAGCTGATCGAGCGCCACTCGCACGCCATCGTCATCGGCCGGGTGCGCGAGATCAGGCTCGGCACCAATGACGCCGCCCTCCTCTACTGGCGCGGCGACTACGAGCGGCTCGGCTGGATGGCCGAGGAAGCCCGCACCGCGCTCGGCCTGCGCTCCCTCTGA
- a CDS encoding proline racemase family protein, whose translation MRSSKIIHVVGCHAAGEVGDVIVGGVQPPPGKTIWEQSRFIATDETLRNFVLNEPRGGVFRHVNLLVPPKDPRAQMGWIIMEPADTPPMSGSNTICVATVLLDTGILPMQEPHTDIVLEAPAGLIEVRATCRDGKAETISLRNVPSFAARLDATIEVAGLGTLAVDIAYGGDSFVIVDAARLGFAIAPDEAREIAETGMKITRAANEQLGFSHPGDTAWDHISFCQFAAPIERIDGALTGRSAVAIRPGKIDRSPTGTGCSARMAVLHARGQLGVGERFVGLSIIGSRFDCEIESLTRIGDTPAIVPRITGSAWITGTSQLMLDPEDPWPAGYRLSDTWPKL comes from the coding sequence ATGCGCAGCAGCAAGATCATCCATGTCGTCGGCTGCCATGCCGCGGGCGAGGTCGGCGATGTCATCGTCGGCGGTGTACAGCCGCCGCCGGGCAAGACGATCTGGGAGCAGTCGCGCTTCATCGCCACCGACGAGACGCTGCGGAACTTCGTGCTCAACGAACCGCGCGGTGGCGTCTTCCGGCATGTGAACCTGCTCGTCCCGCCCAAGGACCCGCGCGCCCAGATGGGCTGGATCATCATGGAGCCGGCCGACACACCGCCGATGTCGGGCTCCAACACGATCTGCGTCGCGACCGTGCTGCTCGACACCGGCATCCTGCCGATGCAGGAGCCGCACACCGACATCGTGCTCGAGGCGCCGGCCGGGCTGATCGAAGTCCGCGCCACCTGCCGCGACGGCAAAGCAGAGACGATCAGCCTGCGCAACGTTCCCTCCTTCGCAGCCCGGCTCGACGCAACGATCGAGGTCGCCGGCCTCGGCACGCTCGCCGTGGACATCGCCTATGGCGGGGACAGCTTCGTCATCGTCGACGCGGCGCGCCTCGGCTTCGCGATCGCGCCCGACGAAGCCCGCGAGATCGCCGAGACGGGTATGAAGATCACCCGCGCAGCGAATGAACAGCTCGGCTTCAGCCATCCCGGCGATACGGCCTGGGACCATATCTCCTTCTGCCAGTTCGCCGCCCCGATCGAGCGCATCGATGGCGCCCTGACCGGCCGCAGTGCCGTCGCGATCCGCCCCGGCAAGATCGACCGCTCGCCGACCGGCACCGGCTGCTCGGCGCGGATGGCCGTGCTGCATGCGCGCGGCCAGTTGGGTGTCGGTGAGCGCTTCGTCGGCCTCTCGATCATCGGCTCCCGCTTCGACTGCGAGATCGAGAGCCTGACGCGCATCGGCGATACCCCGGCGATCGTGCCGCGAATCACCGGCAGCGCCTGGATCACCGGCACATCCCAGCTCATGCTCGATCCCGAAGACCCCTGGCCCGCCGGCTATCGCCTGTCCGATACCTGGCCGAAACTCTGA
- a CDS encoding caspase family protein, which translates to MRMHARAYAYLMAIVIVALAALGVGATPAFAQKRFAFIIGNGAYANVTKLPNALNDANATRAMLQDAGFDITPALDLSLAGLRSALDVFVDKVRQGGPDATALVYYAGHAVQLEGANYILPTDIRPQGSGNIASQSLSLSEILRRLDSVGAKSKFAILDACRDNPFAALELSRGLALQIVDGANEGIRSEAGLARVDSGSGTFVAFATSPGSTAADGTGANSPFTTAFLREAREPGLPVEQVFRRIRLAVYDATKGVQIPWDTSSLITDFSFFQRPAGASPQPQAGPGTIPLAAAARPSTATLRSMSPADAYRTAIAWDRRDIYRSVLDANPDDPNALRLYRILSQRTEETAWAETVLAGDAESFKLFARLYPGSTHVNESLRLAARAPSRNRVQVAQTCPVCPAVQPQPRTRRADYTPRAVSPARAGAPRRAPVTPPPVPVLPALLPERPRWTGFYVGGSLGGGSQTGRTTVGSPVGGPTVSSSTTTTTTTTTSTPSITTVINDATVVFPGTTTTVTTTSTVVGPTVLAPSAINPTAIPGSLSPNGAGAVGGAQFGFNYQIGAVVIGAETDISATRLGGSDNVSLNPGTRFTTRAENEVSMLGTVRARAGFVLGDFLIYGTGGYAYGLVDQKGSISPDNPATTSGVAASRSGIASGWALGGGVEYAILPGMTLRLDYTHYDLGNQKLTLQDYTGLAPTQYAVMRARTAGDIVKAGFNFGF; encoded by the coding sequence ATGCGGATGCATGCCCGGGCCTATGCATACCTGATGGCCATCGTGATCGTGGCCCTTGCCGCGCTCGGCGTCGGCGCGACACCCGCTTTTGCGCAAAAGCGCTTCGCCTTCATCATCGGCAATGGCGCCTATGCCAATGTCACCAAGCTGCCGAACGCCCTGAACGACGCCAACGCCACGCGGGCCATGCTCCAGGATGCAGGCTTCGACATCACCCCGGCGCTGGATCTGTCGCTGGCCGGCCTGCGCAGTGCGCTCGATGTCTTCGTCGACAAGGTCCGGCAGGGCGGGCCGGACGCGACCGCCCTCGTCTACTATGCCGGCCACGCCGTGCAGCTCGAGGGCGCAAACTACATCCTGCCGACCGACATTCGCCCGCAAGGCTCGGGCAACATCGCCAGCCAATCTCTCTCGCTGAGCGAAATCCTGCGGCGGCTGGATTCCGTCGGTGCGAAATCCAAGTTCGCCATCCTCGACGCCTGCCGCGACAATCCCTTCGCCGCGCTCGAACTGTCGCGCGGCCTGGCGCTGCAGATCGTCGACGGAGCCAATGAAGGCATCCGCAGCGAAGCCGGCCTCGCTCGCGTCGATTCCGGGAGCGGCACCTTTGTCGCCTTCGCCACTTCGCCGGGCTCGACCGCAGCCGACGGAACCGGGGCCAACAGCCCCTTCACCACCGCCTTCCTGCGCGAGGCGCGCGAGCCCGGCCTGCCGGTCGAGCAGGTGTTCCGCCGCATCCGCCTCGCCGTCTACGACGCGACGAAGGGCGTCCAGATTCCCTGGGACACCTCCTCGCTGATCACCGATTTCAGCTTCTTCCAGCGCCCTGCCGGCGCCTCACCGCAGCCGCAGGCCGGGCCGGGCACGATCCCGCTCGCCGCCGCAGCACGTCCCTCTACTGCCACTTTGCGCTCAATGTCGCCCGCCGACGCCTATCGCACCGCCATCGCCTGGGATCGTCGCGACATCTATCGCAGTGTCCTCGACGCCAACCCCGACGACCCCAACGCGTTGAGGCTGTACCGCATCCTCTCGCAGCGCACCGAAGAGACTGCCTGGGCCGAGACCGTGCTCGCCGGCGACGCCGAATCCTTCAAGCTCTTCGCGCGGCTCTATCCCGGCTCGACCCATGTCAACGAGTCGCTGCGCCTGGCCGCGAGAGCGCCGAGCCGCAACCGCGTCCAGGTCGCGCAGACCTGCCCGGTCTGCCCCGCCGTGCAGCCGCAGCCACGCACCCGCCGTGCCGACTACACGCCGCGCGCAGTCTCGCCCGCCCGCGCCGGCGCACCGCGTCGGGCGCCGGTCACTCCGCCACCTGTTCCAGTTCTCCCGGCCCTGTTGCCGGAGCGACCGCGCTGGACGGGCTTCTACGTCGGCGGCTCACTCGGCGGCGGCAGCCAGACCGGCCGCACGACGGTCGGCAGCCCGGTCGGGGGGCCGACGGTTTCGTCCTCGACCACGACCACCACCACGACGACAACAAGCACGCCGAGCATCACGACCGTCATCAACGACGCCACTGTGGTGTTCCCGGGCACCACGACGACCGTCACCACGACCTCCACCGTCGTCGGACCAACGGTTCTCGCGCCGAGCGCGATCAACCCGACCGCGATTCCGGGCAGCCTCTCACCCAACGGCGCCGGCGCAGTCGGCGGCGCGCAGTTTGGCTTCAACTACCAGATCGGCGCGGTGGTGATTGGCGCCGAAACCGACATATCCGCGACGCGTCTCGGCGGTAGCGATAACGTTTCGCTCAATCCGGGCACGCGCTTCACCACACGCGCCGAGAACGAGGTCTCGATGCTGGGTACGGTTCGCGCCCGCGCCGGCTTCGTGCTCGGCGACTTCCTGATCTACGGCACGGGCGGCTATGCCTATGGCCTCGTCGATCAGAAAGGTTCGATCTCACCGGACAATCCCGCGACGACCTCAGGCGTAGCGGCATCGCGATCCGGGATCGCGAGCGGCTGGGCGCTGGGTGGCGGCGTCGAATATGCGATCCTGCCCGGCATGACGCTCCGGCTGGATTACACCCATTACGACCTGGGCAATCAGAAGCTGACGCTGCAGGACTATACCGGGCTCGCCCCGACCCAATATGCGGTCATGCGCGCCCGCACCGCAGGCGACATCGTGAAGGCCGGCTTCAACTTCGGCTTCTGA
- a CDS encoding class I SAM-dependent methyltransferase, with protein sequence MTSASAINPYDAVAYPGHSFSQTHPARLATIAHFHGMSPALPSGMRVLELGCGRGGNLIPMAAQYPQSHFLGIDLSGDSIRQANANAAELGLSNVAFRQEDILELTADLGRFDYIIVHGVYSWVPDPVRERIIALFGELLAPQGIAYVSYNALPGCRLRDLARDVMLYAVRDIDEPRERVRVARAALKDVAEASDPDSYHGAALRQRLKQIDELPDNVFYHDDLNPGARAFALHEVLSAAERHGLQFLAEASFPNLYGAAKGAAQQLLAQIPVEEAARREQTLDLLIGRAFRETLFCRSELPLRRGIRADALRPYYLAANARLAQQAAEEARPGVERFEFDEGVRLSVDLPLCKAALGIMSAIWPASIAWDELVARSCRAVAGELSPDLDHEVERLDEALIAIFKAGLLDIRLEPPALTTEISEKPAASDIARWQASSALEVTDLRHRTVQLDSLVVRKFVCLLDGSRDQGMLLDDMNAFLAETRAAGIAVANLPERATAAEVAMHLKDVARLALLCA encoded by the coding sequence ATGACGAGCGCTTCAGCGATCAACCCCTATGATGCGGTGGCCTATCCCGGCCATTCGTTCTCGCAGACTCATCCGGCGCGGCTGGCGACCATCGCGCATTTCCACGGAATGAGCCCGGCTCTGCCGTCGGGGATGCGCGTGCTCGAACTCGGCTGCGGGCGCGGCGGCAACCTGATCCCGATGGCAGCGCAATATCCGCAGAGCCATTTCCTCGGCATCGACCTCAGCGGGGATTCGATCCGGCAGGCGAATGCCAATGCAGCAGAGCTTGGCCTGTCGAATGTCGCGTTCCGGCAGGAGGACATCCTGGAGCTGACGGCCGATCTCGGACGCTTCGACTACATCATCGTCCATGGCGTGTATTCCTGGGTGCCCGATCCGGTGCGGGAGCGGATCATCGCCCTGTTCGGCGAATTGCTGGCGCCGCAGGGTATCGCCTATGTCAGCTACAACGCACTGCCGGGGTGCCGTCTGCGCGATCTCGCGCGGGACGTCATGCTCTACGCGGTCCGCGATATCGACGAGCCGCGCGAGCGGGTGCGCGTGGCGCGCGCGGCGCTCAAGGACGTGGCTGAAGCGAGCGATCCCGACAGCTATCACGGCGCGGCGCTGCGCCAGCGCCTGAAGCAGATCGACGAGCTTCCGGACAATGTCTTCTATCATGACGACCTGAACCCCGGGGCGCGGGCTTTCGCGCTGCACGAAGTCCTCTCCGCCGCCGAGCGGCATGGCCTGCAATTCCTGGCGGAAGCATCGTTCCCGAACCTGTACGGCGCCGCCAAGGGCGCGGCCCAGCAGCTTCTGGCGCAAATCCCGGTCGAGGAGGCGGCACGGCGCGAGCAGACGCTCGACCTGCTGATCGGGCGCGCCTTCCGCGAGACGTTGTTCTGCCGGAGCGAGCTGCCCTTGCGGCGGGGCATCCGGGCCGATGCGCTGAGGCCCTATTATCTCGCGGCCAATGCGCGGCTGGCCCAGCAGGCGGCGGAGGAGGCGAGGCCCGGCGTCGAGCGCTTCGAGTTCGACGAGGGCGTGCGGCTTTCGGTCGACCTGCCGCTGTGCAAGGCCGCGCTCGGTATCATGAGCGCGATCTGGCCGGCCAGCATCGCCTGGGATGAACTGGTGGCGCGCTCCTGCCGCGCGGTGGCCGGCGAGCTCAGCCCCGATCTCGATCACGAGGTCGAGCGGCTGGACGAGGCGCTGATCGCGATCTTCAAGGCGGGGCTGCTCGACATCCGGCTGGAGCCGCCGGCGCTGACAACGGAGATCAGCGAGAAGCCTGCCGCCAGCGACATTGCGCGCTGGCAGGCGTCGAGCGCCTTGGAGGTGACGGATCTGCGCCATCGCACCGTCCAGCTCGACAGCCTCGTCGTCCGCAAATTCGTCTGCCTGCTCGATGGCTCGCGCGATCAGGGCATGCTGCTCGACGATATGAACGCCTTCCTGGCCGAGACCAGGGCGGCAGGCATCGCCGTTGCGAACCTGCCTGAGCGAGCGACGGCGGCGGAGGTGGCGATGCATCTGAAGGATGTCGCCCGCCTCGCCTTGCTGTGCGCTTGA
- a CDS encoding transglycosylase SLT domain-containing protein yields MSERFRQFQALFSEEACLAELMRLRHGGTIMACPACGRGASFEMRPKLRGFACNHCHYMIHPAAGTPMESRRTPLQVWFFALKTVTEQPGKGAAAAVAREANVPQMTAQRLVDELSALSERSDAAWFVNLRRSVGNGAGSPTGELVHDQPSAPQAIAPLGKADSAEAAGPVAKAQPSVSAPASAVGSPALAVKKPASHAEEPVQAPAPRKGLSRGVAIAAVGGGIACVAAAVLGLAYARLQQQERPMSSPSEDVASTDAPALKDGPARPSLILSSVEQDLEGARQAAQFALDNDPSLAAIKPQEDAPTQQVPVNQLQLPSNILLVPPKMQGAPTGPVTPSGAPQPPPQISSGDPDQILTFGPIKIRRHLVDTIVRASKIVGADPTLLMAVADKESSFSTAVKAQTSSATGLYQFIEQTWLGVIYEFGAKHGLVSEAKLIGRSGRQFTISDGAQRQRILDMRREPYISALLAAEMLKRDTLRLERAMGRHLTGGEIYLIHFLGPDAAQTFIETMEETPGVKAAELLPKPAQANRPIFYADAGGETKTLSVSEVHKKFNDMIKVRLDRYSAVRPTMGPGLARPQPKK; encoded by the coding sequence ATGAGCGAGCGCTTCCGGCAATTCCAGGCACTGTTTTCCGAAGAGGCCTGCCTCGCCGAGCTGATGCGCCTGCGCCATGGCGGCACGATCATGGCCTGCCCCGCCTGCGGGCGCGGCGCCTCGTTCGAGATGCGGCCGAAGCTGCGCGGCTTCGCCTGCAATCATTGCCACTACATGATCCATCCCGCCGCCGGCACGCCGATGGAAAGCCGGCGCACGCCGCTGCAGGTCTGGTTCTTCGCCTTGAAGACTGTCACCGAGCAGCCCGGAAAGGGAGCGGCGGCGGCGGTCGCCCGGGAGGCCAATGTCCCGCAAATGACGGCGCAGCGGCTCGTCGACGAGCTTTCGGCGCTCAGTGAACGCAGCGATGCTGCCTGGTTCGTGAATCTGCGCCGCTCGGTCGGCAACGGCGCAGGCTCCCCAACGGGTGAGTTGGTACACGACCAGCCGTCAGCGCCGCAGGCGATTGCCCCGCTTGGGAAGGCGGACTCTGCTGAGGCCGCCGGACCGGTAGCAAAAGCGCAGCCATCGGTTTCGGCGCCGGCTTCGGCTGTCGGTTCGCCAGCGCTTGCGGTGAAGAAGCCCGCTTCGCATGCAGAAGAACCCGTACAGGCTCCGGCCCCGAGGAAGGGTCTTTCCCGAGGCGTGGCGATCGCTGCAGTGGGAGGCGGCATCGCCTGTGTCGCTGCAGCGGTGCTTGGCCTCGCCTATGCGCGCCTGCAGCAGCAGGAGCGGCCAATGTCGTCGCCGAGCGAAGATGTCGCATCAACCGATGCCCCCGCGCTCAAGGACGGCCCGGCGCGGCCCTCGCTCATCCTGTCCTCGGTCGAGCAGGATCTGGAGGGCGCCCGGCAGGCGGCTCAGTTTGCGCTCGACAACGATCCGTCGCTGGCCGCGATCAAGCCGCAGGAGGATGCGCCGACGCAGCAGGTGCCGGTCAATCAGCTGCAGCTGCCGTCCAACATCCTCCTGGTGCCGCCGAAGATGCAGGGCGCGCCGACGGGACCGGTCACGCCCAGCGGCGCCCCGCAACCGCCGCCGCAGATCTCCAGCGGCGATCCCGACCAGATCCTGACCTTCGGGCCGATCAAGATCCGCCGGCATCTGGTCGACACGATCGTGCGTGCGAGCAAGATCGTCGGCGCCGATCCGACGCTGCTGATGGCGGTTGCCGACAAGGAATCCTCCTTTTCGACGGCGGTGAAAGCGCAGACGTCATCTGCGACGGGGCTCTACCAGTTCATCGAGCAGACCTGGCTCGGCGTGATCTACGAATTCGGCGCCAAGCACGGGCTCGTTTCGGAAGCGAAGCTGATCGGGCGCTCCGGCCGGCAGTTCACTATCTCCGATGGGGCGCAGCGCCAGCGCATCCTCGACATGCGGCGCGAACCCTACATCTCGGCGCTCCTCGCTGCCGAGATGCTGAAGCGCGATACGCTGCGGCTCGAGCGTGCAATGGGGCGCCATCTCACCGGCGGCGAGATCTACCTGATCCATTTCCTCGGGCCGGACGCGGCGCAGACCTTCATCGAGACGATGGAGGAGACGCCGGGGGTCAAGGCGGCGGAGTTGCTGCCGAAGCCGGCCCAGGCCAACCGACCGATCTTCTATGCCGATGCCGGTGGCGAGACCAAGACGCTCTCGGTTTCCGAGGTTCACAAGAAGTTCAACGACATGATCAAGGTGAGGCTCGATCGCTACAGCGCGGTCAGGCCGACCATGGGGCCGGGCCTGGCGCGCCCGCAGCCGAAGAAATGA